In one window of Fictibacillus phosphorivorans DNA:
- a CDS encoding 2-isopropylmalate synthase, translated as MRKIEIFDTTLRDGEQTAGVNLNTAEKIEIAKRLEMLGVDVMEAGFPAASKGDLEAVKKVASIVKNSTVTALARSNTSDIDYAWEALKDSAEPRLHVFLATSPIHMTYKLKKTPDQVVETAVGAVKYARQKFPVVQWSAEDACRSDLNFLSRIVEKVIDAGATVINIPDTVGFTNPEEYGRIFRYLLNHVPNIENAILSAHCHDDLGMAVANSLSAIEHGANQVECTINGIGERAGNASLEEIAVALAIREDFYQAKTRLKLNEISRTSQLVSRLTGIAVPPNKAVVGKNAFAHESGIHQDGVLKEKSTYEIITPELVGVPSNQLVLGKHSGRHAFKDYLHKLGFHPDENKVKALFEDFKHLADKKKEMTEEDIFALLIDHKIQPEVPLYQLKDIQVNYGTNQIPTATLRLLTPDGKLIQDAATGSGSVEAIYNTLGKMLPSSIKLNDYRIQSVGAGRDALAQVFVQIDSDGHEINGSGTAQDVLEASAKAYVHAYNKLQLHDEKKSYEAMSI; from the coding sequence GTGCGAAAAATTGAAATCTTTGACACGACTTTGCGTGATGGAGAACAAACAGCAGGGGTCAATCTAAACACTGCAGAAAAAATCGAGATCGCTAAAAGGCTAGAAATGCTTGGGGTCGATGTGATGGAAGCGGGCTTTCCTGCTGCATCTAAAGGTGATCTTGAAGCTGTGAAAAAAGTAGCGTCGATTGTAAAAAATTCAACCGTTACAGCTTTGGCGCGTTCAAATACATCAGATATTGATTATGCGTGGGAAGCTCTGAAAGATTCTGCTGAGCCAAGGCTGCATGTTTTTCTAGCAACATCCCCCATCCATATGACATACAAGTTAAAGAAAACACCTGACCAAGTCGTTGAGACAGCGGTTGGTGCAGTCAAATATGCCCGACAAAAATTTCCTGTCGTGCAATGGTCTGCAGAAGATGCATGCCGGTCAGACCTTAACTTTTTATCACGCATCGTTGAGAAAGTAATCGATGCTGGAGCAACGGTCATCAACATACCAGATACGGTTGGTTTTACGAATCCTGAGGAATATGGAAGAATCTTTCGTTATCTATTAAACCATGTACCTAACATCGAAAATGCTATTCTTTCTGCTCACTGCCACGATGATTTAGGAATGGCTGTTGCTAATTCTTTATCAGCGATCGAGCATGGAGCGAACCAAGTTGAATGTACGATCAACGGAATCGGTGAGAGAGCAGGAAATGCCTCGTTGGAGGAGATAGCAGTAGCATTGGCGATTCGTGAAGATTTTTATCAAGCGAAAACTCGTTTAAAGCTAAATGAGATCAGCCGTACGAGTCAGCTTGTTAGCAGGCTAACGGGAATTGCTGTCCCACCGAACAAGGCTGTTGTTGGGAAGAATGCTTTTGCACATGAGTCGGGAATACATCAAGACGGTGTGTTAAAAGAAAAGTCAACATACGAGATCATCACACCTGAGCTTGTTGGAGTTCCTTCTAACCAACTCGTGCTAGGAAAGCATTCTGGGCGTCACGCGTTTAAAGATTACTTGCATAAGTTAGGTTTTCATCCAGATGAGAACAAGGTCAAGGCTCTTTTTGAAGATTTTAAACACCTAGCTGATAAGAAAAAAGAGATGACAGAAGAAGATATCTTCGCTCTACTCATCGATCATAAAATACAACCTGAAGTGCCGTTATATCAATTGAAAGATATTCAAGTGAACTATGGTACAAATCAGATCCCAACTGCGACGTTAAGACTGTTGACTCCAGATGGAAAACTGATTCAAGATGCTGCAACAGGTTCAGGTAGTGTAGAAGCGATCTACAATACGCTTGGAAAGATGCTTCCTTCTTCTATCAAGCTGAATGATTATCGAATTCAATCAGTAGGAGCTGGACGTGATGCCCTTGCTCAAGTGTTTGTTCAAATCGATAGTGATGGCCATGAGATCAACG
- the ilvC gene encoding ketol-acid reductoisomerase, which yields MAKVYYENDLSNDVLKNKKVAVVGYGSQGHAHALNLKDSGYDVVVGVREGRSFDEAVKDGFEVYPVREAARLAEVVMVLLPDERQPEVYRNEILPELSPGNALVFAHGFNVHYHQVVPPQDVDVFLVAPKGPGHLVRRTFESGEGVPALFAVYQDATGTARETALSYAKGIGSARAGVLETTFQEETETDLFGEQAVLCGGLSSLVKAGFETLIEAGYQPEVAYFECLHELKLIVDLMYEGGLEGMRYSISDTAQWGDFQSGPRVIDERVKESMKSVLKDVQSGEFAKGWILENQANRPVFHVVNNQEKNHPIEKVGRELRAMMPFVKAKQKKEAVASAKN from the coding sequence ATGGCAAAAGTATATTACGAAAACGATCTTTCTAACGATGTATTAAAGAATAAGAAGGTAGCGGTAGTAGGTTATGGTTCTCAAGGGCATGCTCATGCATTGAACCTAAAGGATAGTGGTTATGATGTTGTAGTTGGTGTTCGGGAGGGACGTTCTTTCGACGAAGCAGTTAAAGATGGATTTGAAGTATATCCTGTTCGTGAAGCGGCTAGGCTCGCGGAAGTCGTAATGGTTCTATTGCCAGATGAGAGGCAGCCTGAAGTTTACAGAAATGAAATTCTACCTGAACTCTCTCCGGGTAATGCACTCGTTTTTGCTCATGGATTCAACGTTCACTATCACCAAGTAGTACCACCTCAAGATGTGGATGTATTTTTAGTCGCTCCGAAAGGCCCAGGTCATCTTGTGCGTCGTACATTTGAATCAGGTGAAGGAGTTCCGGCACTTTTCGCGGTATACCAAGATGCAACAGGTACTGCTAGAGAAACGGCACTTAGCTATGCTAAAGGCATTGGTTCTGCTAGAGCTGGAGTGCTTGAAACGACTTTTCAAGAAGAAACAGAAACGGATCTTTTTGGTGAACAGGCCGTGTTGTGTGGTGGGTTATCGTCACTTGTGAAAGCTGGATTTGAAACCCTAATAGAGGCTGGATATCAACCGGAAGTTGCTTATTTTGAATGTTTACACGAATTAAAATTGATTGTTGACCTCATGTATGAAGGTGGTCTAGAGGGAATGAGATATTCAATCTCAGATACTGCTCAGTGGGGAGACTTTCAATCCGGACCACGTGTAATCGACGAAAGGGTTAAAGAATCAATGAAATCCGTTCTGAAAGATGTTCAATCGGGAGAGTTTGCTAAGGGTTGGATCTTAGAGAATCAAGCGAATCGACCTGTATTCCACGTGGTGAACAACCAAGAGAAGAACCATCCGATTGAAAAAGTAGGGAGGGAACTTCGAGCAATGATGCCATTCGTAAAAGCAAAACAAAAAAAGGAGGCCGTTGCTAGTGCGAAAAATTGA
- the ilvN gene encoding acetolactate synthase small subunit, whose product MRRIISATVLNESGVLNRLTGLLTKRQFNIENITVGHTEDPAVSKVTLTVWVEDDRKAEQLVKQLHKQINILKVRDLTNMALVSRELALIKVLTTPDTRSEIKMLIEPFRATVLDVSLENVTLEVTGDGEKIDALIELLRPYGIKEISRTGVTAIPRGTQKKVLELHPYSIM is encoded by the coding sequence ATGAGACGGATCATTTCAGCGACGGTTCTGAACGAAAGTGGTGTATTGAATCGTTTGACCGGATTGCTGACAAAACGCCAATTCAATATAGAGAACATCACGGTCGGACATACAGAAGATCCAGCCGTTTCTAAAGTAACACTAACTGTTTGGGTAGAAGATGATCGTAAAGCTGAACAACTTGTAAAACAGCTTCATAAGCAGATCAATATTCTAAAAGTTCGGGATCTGACAAACATGGCTCTTGTCTCTAGAGAACTTGCGCTCATCAAAGTTCTCACAACGCCTGATACGCGGAGTGAGATCAAAATGCTGATTGAGCCATTTCGAGCGACCGTCCTTGATGTTTCGCTCGAAAATGTAACGCTTGAAGTAACGGGAGACGGTGAAAAGATTGATGCGTTGATCGAACTGCTCCGTCCATATGGTATTAAAGAGATTTCAAGAACAGGTGTTACAGCAATTCCTCGTGGAACGCAGAAGAAAGTACTTGAGCTTCACCCCTATTCTATTATGTAA
- the ilvB gene encoding acetolactate synthase large subunit — MKASWVAENKSVETSLVSGAELFIQGLQNENVEVLFGYPGGAVLPIYDALYNSEMKHVLTRHEQGAIHAAQGYARVTGKPGVVLATSGPGATNLVTGIADAMIDSIPLVIFTGQVATTVIGTDAFQEADIIGITMPITKHNYQVQRAEDLPRIMKEAFHIANTGRKGPVLIDIPKDVAVKRAEVKDVESIHLPGYQPTLKPNILQVKRLNEALLQAKKPVLLTGAGVLAASAEKELVAFAEYHQIPVAQTLLGLGGFPAEHPLCLGMAGMHGTYASNMALYDCDLLIGVGARFDDRLTGNLDHFAKRAVVAHIDIDPAEIGKNVPTEIPIVGCAKETLSALNQTKGDKGDYSDWVTQLTQLKSEFPLTYKTDESELKPQKLLQILHDVTKGEAIVSTDVGQHQMWAAQYYTFLEPNRWITSGGLGTMGFGFPAAIGAKVGKPELPVIAVVGDGGFQMTLQELGVLQDWELPVIVVIVNNKSLGMVRQWQEIFYEKRFSHSLLDIQPDFIKLASAYGIDGKRAETESDVREALTLALASKKPFVLDCVVTADENVYPMIAPGKGLHEMIGVRG; from the coding sequence ATGAAGGCCAGTTGGGTGGCTGAGAATAAATCAGTCGAAACTTCATTAGTCTCTGGTGCTGAACTATTTATTCAAGGGTTGCAGAATGAGAATGTTGAAGTTTTGTTTGGTTATCCTGGAGGTGCTGTACTTCCAATCTATGATGCCCTTTACAATTCTGAGATGAAACATGTTCTAACAAGACATGAACAAGGAGCGATTCATGCTGCGCAAGGTTATGCAAGAGTAACTGGAAAACCGGGCGTGGTGTTAGCGACTTCAGGACCAGGTGCTACTAACCTTGTTACAGGTATCGCAGATGCGATGATCGATTCTATTCCTCTTGTTATCTTCACGGGTCAGGTAGCAACAACAGTGATTGGAACGGATGCTTTCCAAGAAGCGGACATCATCGGGATCACAATGCCGATCACTAAACATAATTATCAAGTCCAACGTGCAGAAGACCTGCCGAGAATTATGAAAGAAGCCTTTCATATAGCGAACACCGGAAGAAAGGGCCCTGTACTGATCGATATTCCGAAAGATGTTGCTGTTAAAAGAGCGGAAGTTAAAGATGTTGAAAGTATTCACCTTCCAGGTTACCAGCCGACGTTAAAACCTAATATTCTTCAAGTCAAAAGGTTGAACGAAGCGCTATTACAAGCTAAAAAACCTGTCCTCTTAACAGGTGCTGGGGTATTGGCAGCAAGTGCTGAAAAGGAGTTAGTTGCATTTGCGGAATATCACCAGATACCCGTTGCTCAAACCCTTTTAGGTCTTGGTGGATTTCCTGCTGAACACCCGCTTTGCTTGGGGATGGCAGGAATGCATGGAACATATGCAAGCAACATGGCTCTTTATGATTGTGATCTTTTGATTGGCGTCGGAGCTAGGTTTGATGACAGGTTAACCGGTAACCTAGATCATTTTGCTAAAAGAGCAGTGGTTGCCCATATCGATATTGATCCAGCTGAGATCGGAAAAAATGTGCCAACTGAGATTCCTATCGTGGGGTGTGCGAAAGAGACTCTTTCTGCACTCAATCAAACAAAAGGTGATAAGGGAGATTATAGCGATTGGGTCACTCAACTAACACAGTTAAAGAGTGAGTTTCCTCTTACTTATAAGACAGATGAATCAGAATTGAAACCACAAAAATTACTGCAGATTCTTCATGATGTAACGAAAGGAGAAGCCATCGTTTCAACGGATGTAGGCCAACATCAAATGTGGGCAGCTCAATATTATACATTTTTAGAACCGAACAGATGGATAACGTCTGGAGGACTTGGAACGATGGGATTTGGTTTTCCTGCAGCGATCGGAGCGAAAGTTGGTAAGCCGGAGCTCCCGGTAATAGCTGTTGTTGGAGATGGTGGGTTTCAGATGACGCTTCAAGAACTCGGAGTTCTCCAAGATTGGGAGCTTCCTGTCATCGTAGTCATTGTAAACAATAAATCCCTCGGGATGGTAAGACAGTGGCAAGAAATATTCTATGAAAAACGATTCTCACACTCGCTACTTGATATCCAACCTGACTTCATCAAGCTAGCATCAGCCTACGGAATTGATGGAAAACGAGCTGAAACAGAAAGTGATGTAAGAGAAGCTCTAACACTAGCTCTTGCGTCCAAAAAACCATTTGTGCTCGATTGTGTGGTTACTGCTGATGAGAATGTCTATCCGATGATTGCTCCAGGAAAAGGACTACATGAAATGATTGGAGTGAGAGGATGA
- the ilvD gene encoding dihydroxy-acid dehydratase, protein MRSNMIKQGIDRAPHRSLLHAAGVAPEDMDKPFIGVCNSYVDIIPGHMHLNKVGEWVKEAIREAGGIPFEFNTIGVDDGIAMGHIGMRYSLPSREVIADAAETVINAHWFDGVFYIPNCDKITPGMLMAAVRTNVPAVFVSGGPMEAGKSMAGKSLSLASVFEGVGSHLAGKMTREELLELETSACPTCGSCSGMFTANSMNSIMEMLGITLPGNGTIVATSNERRKLIKEAASSLMDLVKNNIKPRDIITKEAIDDAFALDMAMGGSTNTVLHMLAIANEAEIEYDLSSINEIAERIPYLSKISPASDYSMQDVHRAGGVSAIINELCKMEGAIHNDRLTISGETLEHRVRHAEIIDDDVIRRKDNAYSPVGGLSILYGNIAPDGCVIKVGAVDPSIKTFQGEAIVYESQEEAIEGINNGEVREGHVVVIRYEGPKGGPGMPEMLSPTSAIAGRGLSTKVALITDGRFSGASRGISIGHISPEAAQGGPIAFVNNGDPILIDLVNRTIHVLLTEEDLKERKEGWVKPEPKIKKGYLARYAALVTSANTGGILKI, encoded by the coding sequence ATGCGCAGTAATATGATCAAGCAAGGAATCGATAGAGCCCCGCACAGAAGTCTTCTCCACGCAGCGGGAGTTGCACCAGAGGATATGGATAAACCTTTTATCGGTGTTTGTAATTCCTATGTTGATATTATTCCGGGGCATATGCATCTAAACAAAGTAGGTGAATGGGTAAAAGAAGCCATTAGAGAAGCTGGTGGAATTCCGTTCGAGTTTAATACGATCGGCGTAGATGATGGAATTGCGATGGGTCATATCGGCATGAGGTATTCGCTTCCGAGTCGAGAAGTTATTGCAGATGCAGCCGAAACAGTGATTAACGCCCATTGGTTCGACGGTGTGTTCTACATACCTAACTGTGACAAGATTACGCCTGGTATGTTAATGGCTGCTGTAAGGACGAATGTTCCTGCAGTATTTGTTTCAGGTGGCCCGATGGAAGCCGGAAAGTCTATGGCCGGAAAATCGCTATCACTTGCCTCGGTATTTGAAGGAGTAGGTTCTCACTTAGCTGGAAAGATGACGAGAGAAGAACTATTAGAACTTGAAACGAGTGCTTGCCCGACTTGTGGGTCATGCTCCGGGATGTTTACAGCCAACAGCATGAATTCCATCATGGAAATGCTCGGAATCACTCTACCTGGTAACGGAACGATCGTAGCTACCTCAAACGAAAGAAGAAAACTGATTAAAGAGGCAGCTTCGTCATTGATGGATCTTGTGAAAAACAATATAAAACCTAGAGATATTATCACGAAAGAAGCGATTGATGATGCTTTCGCTTTAGACATGGCGATGGGCGGCTCAACCAATACCGTACTTCATATGCTTGCGATTGCAAATGAAGCTGAGATTGAATATGACTTATCGTCAATCAACGAGATCGCAGAGCGTATTCCGTATTTATCTAAGATCAGCCCGGCTTCGGATTATTCTATGCAGGATGTTCATCGAGCGGGCGGTGTCAGTGCCATCATCAATGAACTCTGCAAAATGGAAGGCGCTATCCATAACGATCGGTTAACGATAAGTGGTGAAACGTTAGAGCACCGGGTACGGCATGCAGAAATCATAGATGATGATGTTATTCGTAGAAAAGATAACGCATATTCACCAGTAGGTGGCCTTTCCATTCTTTATGGCAATATTGCGCCAGATGGTTGCGTTATCAAAGTGGGTGCAGTTGATCCTTCGATTAAAACATTTCAAGGCGAAGCAATCGTCTATGAATCCCAAGAAGAAGCGATTGAAGGCATCAATAATGGTGAGGTGAGAGAAGGGCATGTCGTTGTCATTCGATATGAAGGGCCAAAGGGTGGACCAGGTATGCCGGAAATGCTCTCACCAACTTCAGCTATTGCCGGAAGAGGATTGAGTACGAAAGTAGCACTAATCACGGATGGCAGATTTTCTGGAGCGTCTCGAGGGATCTCGATCGGTCATATCTCGCCAGAAGCGGCGCAAGGCGGACCGATCGCGTTCGTAAACAATGGTGATCCAATCTTAATTGATCTAGTAAATAGAACAATTCATGTTTTATTAACAGAAGAAGACTTAAAAGAACGAAAAGAAGGCTGGGTAAAACCCGAACCAAAGATTAAAAAAGGTTACCTCGCACGTTATGCGGCGCTCGTAACTTCAGCTAATACTGGTGGAATCTTAAAAATTTAA
- the ilvE gene encoding branched-chain-amino-acid transaminase, producing the protein MQEQWVYVNGEHVLKDDAKVSVYDHGFLYGDGVFEGIRVYNGNVYRLDEHLQRLYESAQSIMLTIPHTKEELTDIIVQTLQKNKYRDAYIRLVISRGKGNLGLDPFTCGQPGVIVIAEQLALFPKKLYETGLEIITVASRRNRPDVLSPKVKSLNYLNNILVKIEASLAGVSEALMLNDQGYVAEGSADNVFIIKGNTIKTPPGYLGALEGITRNAIVEIARAQGYNMVEEPFTRHDVYVADEVFLTGTAAEVIAVVKVDGRVIGNGAPGEHTNKLLKSFREKVVEEGVKVYPNQAVQAG; encoded by the coding sequence ATGCAGGAGCAATGGGTTTATGTTAATGGAGAGCACGTATTGAAAGATGACGCCAAAGTCTCGGTTTACGATCATGGATTTTTATATGGAGATGGGGTGTTTGAAGGTATTCGAGTCTATAACGGAAATGTGTATCGATTAGACGAACATCTTCAACGTTTATACGAATCAGCTCAATCCATTATGCTGACAATTCCACACACTAAAGAAGAACTAACAGACATCATCGTTCAAACGCTCCAGAAAAATAAATATCGTGATGCTTATATTCGATTAGTCATTTCACGAGGAAAAGGAAATTTAGGATTGGACCCTTTTACATGCGGCCAACCGGGAGTTATTGTCATTGCGGAACAGCTTGCACTATTTCCTAAAAAACTTTATGAAACAGGTTTAGAAATCATAACGGTGGCAAGCAGAAGAAATCGCCCAGATGTGTTAAGTCCTAAAGTTAAATCGCTAAACTACCTGAACAATATTTTAGTTAAGATTGAGGCTAGTCTTGCAGGAGTAAGTGAAGCCTTGATGCTGAACGATCAAGGGTATGTGGCGGAAGGTTCTGCTGATAACGTGTTCATCATCAAAGGGAATACCATTAAAACGCCTCCAGGATACTTGGGAGCTCTAGAAGGAATTACTCGTAACGCAATTGTTGAGATCGCACGAGCACAAGGATACAACATGGTTGAAGAACCGTTCACGAGACATGATGTTTATGTAGCTGATGAAGTATTCTTAACTGGAACTGCAGCTGAAGTTATTGCGGTAGTAAAAGTAGATGGAAGAGTAATCGGAAACGGCGCACCAGGTGAACATACGAACAAACTTTTAAAATCCTTCAGAGAAAAAGTAGTTGAAGAAGGAGTTAAGGTGTATCCGAACCAAGCCGTTCAAGCTGGATAA
- a CDS encoding metallophosphoesterase family protein: MGKALIVSDSHGLTDELETLKRRYQDDVDLMIHCGDSELSTSSKEMSGFVTVKGNMDYLGDDFPNEAIELLGDTCIFITHGHLYDVKMSYLSLAYRAEETGATIACFGHSHVAEAFEREGMIFINPGSIRLPRGSFDKTYAILEIEDRSISVSFYSLDGKRIDQLSRTFEKKTVKK, from the coding sequence ATGGGAAAAGCCTTAATTGTTAGCGATAGTCATGGTTTAACAGATGAGTTAGAAACATTGAAGAGACGCTATCAAGACGATGTAGATCTAATGATACATTGTGGCGATTCAGAACTTTCGACATCATCGAAAGAGATGTCTGGTTTTGTAACAGTTAAAGGCAATATGGATTATTTGGGCGATGATTTTCCCAATGAAGCCATTGAGTTGTTGGGAGATACGTGTATATTTATAACACATGGTCATCTATATGATGTGAAGATGTCTTATCTTTCACTCGCATACAGGGCAGAGGAAACGGGGGCAACCATTGCATGTTTTGGGCATTCACATGTAGCTGAAGCTTTTGAACGTGAGGGAATGATCTTCATCAATCCAGGAAGCATAAGGCTGCCTAGAGGTTCGTTTGATAAGACTTATGCAATATTAGAAATTGAAGATAGAAGTATTTCAGTTAGTTTTTATTCGCTGGATGGTAAGCGTATCGATCAGTTAAGTAGGACTTTCGAGAAAAAAACAGTAAAAAAATAA
- a CDS encoding XTP/dITP diphosphatase: protein MKILVATKNKGKAKEFQSMFENLGVEILSLNYIEGSPDVEETGVTFEENAILKAETISNQMNIPVIADDSGLEINALEGRPGVYSARYAGIHKSDEDNMKKVLEELQDVEDNNRDAQFVCALAFARPQKETLVVKGECKGQILREKRGSEGFGYDPIFFLPQLNRSMAELAKEEKNKISHRAIALEKLKKLINEEDLLWEKP from the coding sequence ATGAAAATTTTAGTTGCAACAAAAAATAAAGGTAAAGCAAAAGAATTCCAATCGATGTTTGAAAACCTTGGAGTTGAGATCCTCTCTTTAAACTATATTGAAGGAAGTCCTGATGTTGAAGAAACAGGCGTTACATTTGAAGAGAACGCCATTTTAAAGGCTGAAACCATCTCTAACCAGATGAATATTCCCGTTATTGCTGATGACTCTGGATTAGAAATCAATGCCTTAGAAGGAAGACCTGGTGTTTATTCAGCTAGGTATGCAGGAATACATAAAAGTGATGAAGATAACATGAAAAAAGTACTAGAAGAACTTCAAGATGTTGAAGATAACAATAGAGATGCTCAGTTCGTGTGTGCTTTAGCTTTTGCGAGACCTCAAAAAGAAACGCTGGTTGTAAAGGGAGAATGTAAAGGTCAGATTTTAAGAGAAAAACGGGGGTCCGAAGGTTTTGGGTATGACCCGATCTTCTTTCTTCCTCAATTAAATCGTTCGATGGCAGAGTTAGCGAAAGAAGAAAAAAATAAAATTAGTCATAGAGCAATAGCTTTGGAAAAACTAAAAAAACTGATCAATGAGGAGGATCTCTTATGGGAAAAGCCTTAA